The window GCTGACGGCACGGCATCATCCTCGCTCGACAGCGTCTCGAGCCGTTCGATATGGGCGGCAATGTCTGGCTGTTGAGCAGCCATTTCGTCCAACTGGACGCGCTGTTGATCGGCCCGATCCGCCAGGTCGTTGAGCGGGAACATCACGTCGAGATGACGACCAACTCGTTCGACCAACGTGATGACCGCTTGGGTAAAGGGCTGATTCATGTAATGCGGTACCTGTGCCCAGAAGCCGGCCGTTGGCACTCCAAGTTTGCCTAGATGCCACTCGGTGGCGGTCACCGCCCCGGATGGGACCATCAGCAAACCTTCGGCGACGCGTTCTCCCTCGGCCGAGAAATCTCGCTGCATCGACGTATTCAAAACCGGGGTTGGCAACGTGTGCGGCACCGGACCAGGCACCGAACCGATCGCTATCAGCTGGGACACTCCGAATTGTTGGGTCAGTTCGTACATGGACTTGAC of the Acidimicrobiia bacterium genome contains:
- a CDS encoding PAC2 family protein — protein: MYTIERSVDLHAPVLLLSFTGWVDAGGVGTEAAGLIASGGEVVGHFDADALFDYRVNRPTASFIDGKLTAVEYPEISITARSIDGTDLLVVSGTEPEFRWHGFVKSMYELTQQFGVSQLIAIGSVPGPVPHTLPTPVLNTSMQRDFSAEGERVAEGLLMVPSGAVTATEWHLGKLGVPTAGFWAQVPHYMNQPFTQAVITLVERVGRHLDVMFPLNDLADRADQQRVQLDEMAAQQPDIAAHIERLETLSSEDDAVPSAEQIGLEIERFLRDESEGGTQPPSGTA